CTGCGCCATGCGCCACGCGCGCATGAGCGTGGTCACGGCCTCCATCGACCGCATGGAGTTCAAGGCCGCCGTGAAGGTGGGCGAGCTCATGTTGCTGCACGCCAGTGTAAACAGGGTCGGCAAACAGTCCATGGAGATCGGGGTGCGCGTGGTGGTGGAAGAGCTCATGACCGGCGAGCAGCGTCATGCGGCTTCGGCCTACCTGACCTTCGTGGCCATGGGCCCGGACAAAAAACCGGCATCCGTGCCGGATCTGATCCTCGAAACTCCGACCCACCAGCGCCGCAACCGTGAAGCCATGATGCGCCGCGAGTTGCGCCTGGAAGAGCGCAAACGCGAACGCCTGGCCCAGGAGTCCGAGCAGATCTGAACGAAAAAGTCCGAAGAACGCCTTTTCCTGACCAACCGCCCGCTCCAATCCGGCATTTACAGTCCAGCCTCTTCAGTCTAGGGAAAAGCCCGAATTCATCTTCCGGAGCATCCCATGAACGCAATCGTCATTCTCGTGGCGTCCTATATCGCCCTGCAAAT
The Deltaproteobacteria bacterium HGW-Deltaproteobacteria-18 genome window above contains:
- a CDS encoding acyl-CoA thioesterase; its protein translation is MTAPARKVSESETLMTHRALPEDANPAGNVHGGVILKHLDLAGAVCAMRHARMSVVTASIDRMEFKAAVKVGELMLLHASVNRVGKQSMEIGVRVVVEELMTGEQRHAASAYLTFVAMGPDKKPASVPDLILETPTHQRRNREAMMRRELRLEERKRERLAQESEQI